The following is a genomic window from Paenibacillus sp. FSL R5-0766.
AGGGCACCACGACCGCGACCTCAGCAATGATGTGAATGTACACTTCCACCAAAATCATGTTAATACCCGCATTCTGTTGACGGGTGTTCAGATCCACTTTGACAGCGCCTTGGGGCTCAATACGAACCGGTATACTCGGGCCAAATGAAGCCAACACCGGACTGCCCAGCGCCTGCCCCAGTGGGATTTTTTCTTTTAACATGTGTACATTCTGCAGCGTGGATTGCACAATATTCATCGTACTTGCAGTGATTCGCATATGCTCATTGTAATTCAGCATGAAACCGGACACTTTCCCGGCGGTATCCGTCTTCCAGTCAATCAGTCCTTCGTTGGTTTTGCCATCGGCAACCTGTGCTGTAATCGCCTTGTTAATCGCTTCAGTCGCAATCTGCTTCACTCTGATCTTGGCCAAGTGCATGATGGGGGGCTTCATCTTTTTATCCACATAAGCAAAGCCCTGCATCAAACAAAACGCAGTGACCAATAAAATGATCAACCACATTTTGCGTTTGCCGCTTGGCGGCTTACGGCGTCTCCGGCTTCGCCATTTTCTTCTCGTCATCGAAGTGTCCCTCCCCTACGGGATGAGCTATAGGCTATATGTTAACCTTATGCACCGTTGTCCCGAAAAAGAAGGATAGTACGTGGACACTCTATAGAAAGTAACAACAACATGAAAGGGACAAGTACTCGTCATTGGCTAAACTAAATAGGAAATCGGAAACACATAAACAGAGATAAAAAAACCTTTCACCCGCAGATTACTCTGCAGGGCGAAAGGCTTTATGTTCCGACCACCAAATGATTCAGGCCATGTCTATCCTTTTATTTCGGAACAGATTCCCAGTCTTTCAGGAAACGTTCAATCCCGCTGTCCGTCAGTGGGTGTTTCCAAAGTGTCGGCAGAAGCGAACCCGGAATGGTGGCAATATGCGCACCGGAAAGGGCTGCATCCTCTACATGTTTGATATTGCGAATGCTTGCTGCGATAATCTCGGAAGGCAGATCATACATGTCCAGAATCAGACGCAGATCACGAATCAATTTCATACCATCCACCGCAATATCATCCAGGCGACCAACGAATGGACTGATGTAGGTTGCACCGGCTTTCGCCGCCATCAGGCCCTGTGCTGCGGAGAAAATCAGCGTGACATTGGTTTTGATCCCTTTTTGCGTCAACTCATGACAAGCGTACAGCCCATCTTCGGTCATCGGCAATTTAATGACTACATTCGGTGCCCATTCTGCAATTTCATAAGCTTCCTTCAACATATCCTCGGCTTTGAGACCGATGACTTCAGCACTGACCGGGCCTTTAACAACGCCACAGATCTCCTGAATGACTTCTTTAAATACGCGACCTTCTTTGGCAATCAAAGACGGGTTAGTCGTGACTCCATCCACCAGACCCAGACGTTCGATCCGTTTGATTTCTTCCACATTCCCTGTATCTAAGAAAAATTTCATGATATGTTCCCTCCACTTGATGAATTCGTAAACACGATATAAGTCATTACCCGATTCTCATCATATGTTAACAGTTATATATAAAATTAGTTTTTCTCTACAGCGTGACCGCCAAATTCATTACGCAATGCTGCTACCACTTTACCTGTGAATGTATCTGTTTCCAGGGAACGATAACGCATCAGCAAGGACAACGCGATAACCGGTGTAGCGGTTTGAAGGTCAAATGCCGTTTCTACCGTCCAACGTCCTTCACCGGAAGAGTGCATTACACCTTTAATCTCATCGAGGTTTGCATCTTTTGAGAAGGCACGTTCTGTCAGCTCCATCAACCAAGAGCGGATAACGGAACCGTTGTTCCATACGCGAGCCACTTGTTCGAAGTCGAAATCAAATCCA
Proteins encoded in this region:
- the yunB gene encoding sporulation protein YunB is translated as MTRRKWRSRRRRKPPSGKRKMWLIILLVTAFCLMQGFAYVDKKMKPPIMHLAKIRVKQIATEAINKAITAQVADGKTNEGLIDWKTDTAGKVSGFMLNYNEHMRITASTMNIVQSTLQNVHMLKEKIPLGQALGSPVLASFGPSIPVRIEPQGAVKVDLNTRQQNAGINMILVEVYIHIIAEVAVVVPFDMEPETVDTEIPISYLLVVGDVPMYYYDNQGKPVGSNGSNAPAIALPSGHTGVSSGNGVTTNPPSQNQQQTPSDHMQGNELEIEPDDLPDVNGGLQLNKDTHP
- the fsa gene encoding fructose-6-phosphate aldolase, coding for MKFFLDTGNVEEIKRIERLGLVDGVTTNPSLIAKEGRVFKEVIQEICGVVKGPVSAEVIGLKAEDMLKEAYEIAEWAPNVVIKLPMTEDGLYACHELTQKGIKTNVTLIFSAAQGLMAAKAGATYISPFVGRLDDIAVDGMKLIRDLRLILDMYDLPSEIIAASIRNIKHVEDAALSGAHIATIPGSLLPTLWKHPLTDSGIERFLKDWESVPK